From a single Candidatus Melainabacteria bacterium RIFOXYA2_FULL_32_9 genomic region:
- a CDS encoding metal-dependent hydrolase produces VERDGAVSVLAPDELSVPEIEQVIASKKYWIHKQKAELELLNLSKVEREFVSGESFLYLGRPYTLKVVEDLDVPLKLYQGYLHLRKSDIKRGTELFKEFYKTKGTTKIIERINLYKDMIGVNPKNIRIMELKSRWASCSERSLNFNWKVMMAPLTIIDYIVVHELTHFIHPNHTEAFWNSVDKVLPDYWERKNWLKDNGASLDLA; encoded by the coding sequence GTGGAAAGAGATGGTGCAGTGTCTGTGCTTGCTCCAGATGAACTCTCTGTGCCAGAAATTGAGCAGGTAATTGCCAGCAAAAAATACTGGATACATAAACAAAAAGCAGAACTGGAGTTACTTAACTTATCAAAAGTTGAAAGAGAATTTGTAAGTGGTGAAAGCTTCCTGTATCTTGGCAGACCATACACATTAAAAGTGGTTGAAGACCTTGATGTACCTCTAAAACTGTATCAGGGATATTTACACCTTAGAAAATCTGATATAAAAAGAGGGACAGAGCTATTTAAAGAGTTTTACAAGACAAAAGGTACAACTAAGATAATTGAAAGAATTAATCTTTATAAAGATATGATAGGGGTTAATCCAAAGAATATTAGAATTATGGAGCTTAAAAGCAGATGGGCATCTTGCTCTGAGAGGTCTTTAAACTTTAACTGGAAAGTAATGATGGCTCCATTAACTATTATTGACTATATTGTAGTGCATGAATTAACACATTTTATCCACCCAAATCACACTGAAGCCTTCTGGAATTCAGTAGATAAAGTGCTGCCTGATTATTGGGAAAGAAAAAACTGGCTAAAAGATAATGGTGCCAGTCTTGATCTGGCATGA